From a region of the Drosophila ananassae strain 14024-0371.13 chromosome XL, ASM1763931v2, whole genome shotgun sequence genome:
- the LOC6504196 gene encoding protein gurken: protein MFYIIVFQLIYNFPALVDKFWWSTHSSTLASVPPMMPIPIIQIFKVIFVLSTIVAVTDCCSSRILLLREHTLNIVQHQHNHLHEHAHELQQQEMAYASQWELQQLQEQQQLEAAAQEAALEANTDLELCIDPISAQSVETSTESSLASGILSSSTDSWSTIDSSTPVTPLQLHLRKQRFFPAFLQQEMAYASQWELQQLQEQQQLEAAAQEAALEANTDLELCIDPISAQSVEKSTESSLTSGILSSSTDSWSTIDSSTPVTSEITTTPSTTVTHTGEPPPDQSSPSTFAASPTTVPAVDEGKRKNVTEVQLLPCSEEYKANFCLNGGRCFHHPMVNSKVLHSCLCKDDYVGERCEYKNWNDGFDYVPPIEKRKVRMAHIVFSFPVLIMLSSLYAPECAGLSPETAAVAPAQAALFC from the exons ATGTTCTATATCATCGTTTTCCAATTAATATATAACTTTCCTGCTTTGGTGGACAAATTTTGGTGGTCCACCCACTCTTCGACGCTAGCCAGCGTTCCTCCAATGATGCCAATCCCAATTATCCAAATATTCAAAGTAATTTTCGTGCTCTCAACAATTGTCGCCGTCACAGATTGTTGTTCGAGCCGGATCTTACTACTACGAGAGCATACGCTTAACATTGTGCAGCATCAGCACAATCACCTCCACGAGCACGCCCACgagctgcagcagcaggagaTGGCCTACGCCAGCCAGTGGGAGCTGCAACAGCTCcaggagcaacagcagctgGAGGCAGCAGCCCAGGAGGCTGCGTTAGAAGCCAACACAGATCTTGAGCTGTGCATAGATCCCATCAGTGCCCAGTCGGTGGAGACGTCCACCGAATCCAGTTTGGCTTCCGGGATACTTAGCTCCAGCACTGACTCCTGGTCCACCATTGACAGCAGCACACCCGTCACACCCCTGCAGTTGCACCTGCGCAAGCAGCGCTTTTTT CCAGCGTTCCTCCAGCAGGAGATGGCCTACGCCAGCCAGTGGGAGCTGCAACAGCTCcaggagcaacagcagctgGAGGCAGCAGCCCAGGAGGCTGCGTTAGAAGCCAACACAGATCTTGAGCTGTGCATAGATCCCATCAGTGCCCAGTCGGTGGAGAAGTCCACCGAATCCAGTTTGACTTCCGGGATACTTAGCTCCAGCACTGACTCCTGGTCCACCATTGACAGCAGCACACCCGTCACCTCGGAGATCACGACTACGCCATCCACCACAGTAACGCACACTGGAGAGCCGCCACCCGACCAGAGCTCACCCAGCACGTTCGCCGCAAGCCCAACCACTGTGCCCGCCGTAGACGAGGGCAAGAGGAAGAACGTCACCGAGGTCCAGCTACTGCCCTGTAGCGAGGAGTACAAGGCGAACTTCTGCCTGAACGGAGGACGTTGCTTCCACCATCCGATGGTCAACAGCAAGGTCCTGCACTCCTGCCTCTGCAAGGACGACTACGTGGGGGAGAGATGCGAGTACAAGAACTGGAATGATGGCTTCGACTACGTACCGCCGATTGAGAAGCGCAAGGTCCGGATGGCGCACATCGTCTTCTCCTTCCCCGTGCTCATCATGCTCTCGTCCCTCTATGCTCCGGAATGTGCCGGACTATCGCCAGAAACAGCAGCAGTTGCACCTGCGCAAGCAGCGCTTTTTTGTTAG